The Agrobacterium vitis region CCAGAATCTGGAGCCTTTCTTCCAGCACATGCGTGTAGATTTGCGTCGTCGAAATGTCGCTATGTCCCAGTAATTCCTGCACAACACGCAGATCCGCGCCGTTTTCCAGCAAATGGCTGGCAAAAGCATGCCTGAGCACATGTGGGGACACCGCATCGCCACTGAGACCGGCGCGAATGGCCAGATCCTTCAATTCTCGCGCGAAAACCTGTCTGGGCAGATAACCTTCGCGGCTGGCGGCGGGAAACAGGAAGCCAATGCCCGATGATTTTCCCAGTTTTGATACTGTTTTTTTCGATGGTGGTTTTTTCGATGGTGGTTTCTCTGCCTGTTCGATTTCCTTGGCCTGCGCGTAAGCCTGCATAGCGGCGATGGCCGAGCGCGACAGCGGCACCAGCCGTTCCTTGTTGCCCTTGCCGCGGACCACCAGGAACCGGCCCTCCTGCGCAAGGACATTGGCCGGGAGGGAGACCAGTTCGCTGACACGCATGCCCGTCGCATAGAGAAGTTCCAGCAGTGCCAGCCGCCGCAGCCTTTGCAGGCGGTCTGGGCCTTCCAACGCCGCTTCGGCCTGGGCCAGGGATAGGAGCCTGTCGACATCGGCAATCGACAGGGTCTTGGGCAAAGGCCGGCCCTTTTTCGGGGTATCGAGGATCGAGGTCGGATCGTCGCCGCGCAGTCCCTCGGCATAGAGAAACTTGTAGAATTGCCGAAGCGCCGACAGACGGCGGGCCTGGGACGAGGCTTCGAACCCGCGGTGGCCAAGATCGGCCATATAGGCGGACAGGTCGTCGCTGGTGGCTGCCATGACGCTAACCTGGCGCGTGGCCAGAAAGCCATGCAGATCTTCCAGATCCCGTTCATAGGAAGAGAGCGTGTTGCCCGCTGCACCGCGCTCGGCACTCATCATCTCAAGGAAAGCT contains the following coding sequences:
- a CDS encoding site-specific tyrosine recombinase XerD encodes the protein MVDLGHARIEAFLEMMSAERGAAGNTLSSYERDLEDLHGFLATRQVSVMAATSDDLSAYMADLGHRGFEASSQARRLSALRQFYKFLYAEGLRGDDPTSILDTPKKGRPLPKTLSIADVDRLLSLAQAEAALEGPDRLQRLRRLALLELLYATGMRVSELVSLPANVLAQEGRFLVVRGKGNKERLVPLSRSAIAAMQAYAQAKEIEQAEKPPSKKPPSKKTVSKLGKSSGIGFLFPAASREGYLPRQVFARELKDLAIRAGLSGDAVSPHVLRHAFASHLLENGADLRVVQELLGHSDISTTQIYTHVLEERLQILVETHHPLAKHRKNHD